Within the Streptomyces sp. T12 genome, the region CATACCGCAACGCCGCCGACCGACCAGAGCGCCGACCCCGCTGCCACACGGGCGTCGACGGCCGATCCGGCGCAGCAGACCTACACCGTGCGCGACACCCGCCCCGCGGAGAGCCTGTGGAGCATCGCCGAGGACCTCTACGGCGACGGCGCCCTCTACACGAAGATCGCCGACGCGAACGAAGGCCGCCGCATGGCCGACGGCAACACCTTCCACGCCAACGCGCCGATCCAGCCCGGTTGGGTCCTTCACGTGCCCGACATGCCGACCGCCGGCCCGAGCACCCAGACCGACCACACCCAGCCCGCCGACGCCGGCGCGACGTCGTACACCGTGCGCTCCGGTGACACGATGTGGGGCATCGCCGAGGACGAACTGGGCGACGGCAGTAAGTACACGGAGATCTTCGACGAGAACCGGGGAGCCTCACAGCCCGGCGGCACTGCCCTGACCGACCCGGACGAGATCCGCCCCGGGCTCAAGCTGGACATCCCGCACGCGACCGCCCCGTCCGACCAGCCGGACGGCCGCACGGACAGCGGCGAGACGCCGTCCCACAGCGACGAGCGCGCCGACACCGACCACGACCAGGCCGACGACACCGCGCCGGACGAGGGGGACACCGGGGCCGCGCCGCGCGAGTCCGCCCACCCCGACGACCAAGCGGCCACCCCCGCGACTCCGACGCCGCACGCCACCGAGCACGACCAGGGCGAGCAGGCCCCACCCGCGGCGTCCCCGACGCCTGAGGCAAAGAAGCCGTCGGCCACGCCGTCCGCGTCCGCCTCGGCGCAGCCGTCAACTCCCGCCCCATCCACATCGACCACGCCGGACACCGCCACGCCAGCCCCGGAAGCCACCGGCGAATCAGACGAGGCGCCGGTCGGCGTAGGCGAGGCGGCCGGCATCGGCCTGCTGCTCGCCGGCTCCCTGATCGCCACCGTAGGGGTCAAGCGGCTGCTGCAGCGCCGCCGTCGGCGCCCGGGCGAGACGATCGCCATGCCGGAAGAGCCGGGCCGTCTGGAACAGGTCCTGGAGGCGGGCGCCGAGCCGGAGGCCGTCGACCTCCTGGACGCCGCGCTGCGCACCCTGGCCCATCACGCCGCCGAGCAAGGCCGCCCGCTGCCCGCTATCCGCGGCGCCCGGGCCACCTCCCGCGCCGTCGACCTCCTCATCGACCACGACCCCGCACCGGAGACTCAGCCCCCGATCCCGTTCACACAGGCCTCCGACGGGCGCTGGACGCTGGACGCGGCGCACCCCCTGCTCGACGCCGACCAGGCCCGCGACACCCCGGCCCCCTACCCGGGCCTGGTCACCCTTGGCACCCACCCCGACGACGGCAGCCACCTGCTCCTCAACCTCGCCACCGTGCGCGTGCTGCTCCTCGACGGTGACGCCACCGCCGTCCGCGACACCGCCCGCGTCATCGCCCTGGACGCGGCCACCAGCACGTGGAGCGACCACGCCGAAATCCTCACCGTCGGTCTGGACACCGAACTGCCCGCACGACTGCCCAAGGGACGCCTGCGCACGGTGCCGCACCTTCGCGCCGCCCAAAGCGACCTGGGCGACCTGCTCCTCACCCACCACCAGCACGCCCCCGCAGAAGGCGACGAGCAGCCGGACCCGCTGCCGTGGATGCTGATCTGCGCCGCAGAGACCACCACACCGGACGAGGCCCGTCACCTCGCCGACGCGCTCACCGCGGCCCGGCACCTGCCGGTCGCCCTGGTGCTGCCCGCCGAGGGCGCCAGCGACGCCTTCCCCGACGCCGTACGCCTGACCGTCGGCTCCGACACACCCCAGCACCTCGACGTCCTGGACAGCGACCTGATCGTGCAGTACATGACCGACGAGGAGTACCGCGAGTTCCTCGAGGTCCTGCAGACCGCCGACGAGCCGGCCCGCTCCGCCGAGGGCCCCTGGCAACTCGTCCCGCCCGTCAGCCTCGACAAACCGGCCGAGCCAAGCAGCCCGCCCGCCCCGCCGTACCTCGCATCGCCCACCGCCGTACCGGACGCACCCTTCACCGCGCTGTCTGGCGCCGCGCCCCCCGCCTCCGTGCGCATCCTGGCACCGGTGCCTCCGCCAGACCACTCCGCCGACGACCCCGACGCCCCCGCCCCGACCACAGCAGACGCCCGTGAGCTCTCCGAACCTGCGGAACTCGAGGAGGAGCCGGCCGACGCCATCGACCTGCACGCCCCCGAAGTCCAGGTCCTCGGCCCCGTCAGCGTCACCGGCATCGAGGCCTCCGGCCACGGCCTGAGAATCTCCCTGCTCGCCGCGCTGCTGTACTTCAAGCCCGGCTGCAGCACGGACACTGCACGCGAGGCCATGGACCCGCGCAACCCCTGGAGCAAGACCACGCTGCAGACCCGCATCTCTGAACTGCGCAACCGCCTGGGCAACGACGCGGACGGCAACCTCTACCTGCCCCGCGACCGCACCGGTACCTACCGCCTGTCACCCAAGGTCCGCTGCGACTGGACCCGCTTCACCCAGCTCGCCGAGCGCGGCCTGCATAAGGGCCCCACCACCGGCATCGCCGACCTGGAGGCCGCCCTCGCACTCGTCCGCGGACGACCCTTCGCCGGCACCGACCCCACCTGGGCCGCCACCCGCATCCAGGAAATGCTCGTCCGCATCGTCGACGTCGCACACACCCTGGCCACCTGGCACCGCACCGCCCCCCGCCCCGACATCGAGGCGGCACGCCGCGCCGTACGCATCGGCATCGACGTCGACGACAGTGCTGAAATCCTCTACCAGGACTGGATGCTCCTCGAAGACGCGGCAGGCAACCGAGACGGTGTACGCACCGCATACGACACCATCCGCGACCTCAACCGCCGTCTCGACGTCGAAATGGAAGCCGAGACTGATCGCGTCTTCGACGCGATCATGAGCCGGAGCGCGTAACCGGAAGGGCCGCAGCGCAATGAACCGCGCCTACGACGAGACGTACGACGCACTGCTCGCCCTGGCTGCACGCCTCGACGCCCAACGGCGGATGCCGGACGGCTCGGTTGATGCCCACGCCACCGCGGCCATGCACGCGGCCCGGTTCGCCGCGTCCATCCTGCGGCCGCGCGTACCGGAGGCGGCCCCGCTGCCGTTCGCCCACAGCACCGAGCGCCTCCTTGAGCTGACCCGGGTCTGGCGCGAGGCGGCACTCGAGGATGGTGAGTTTGCCCCGACCACACCGGTTTTGACGCTCATCGAAGGCGAGAAAGGTCGCACATGATCATTGACCCCTTGCCGGCCAGGGGCACTTACCCAGGCAGGAGAGCGGGGCTCTCCTGCCGAGCGACTACGCCACAGGCGGCAGACACGGCATAGTCGGAGTACCACACGATTGAGGAGCACCGCGCGATGACCTCCGCCGCAGCGCATCCGGCCCCGCCGACGCGGAACCCGTACCGCATCGAGGCTGACGAGGGTCCCCAGACCATTGGCGAGCTCAAGGCCGCTCTCGGCGCAGTCGACCCGGCCGAGCTCGCCGCGTTCACCGCCCGCCTCGACGCGGTCCGCACCACCGACACGGCTGCCCTCGAAGCCGTGCGCGCCCTGGTCACCGAGTACCGGCATGTGTGGGTACTGCGCACCCATCCCGACATTCAGCGCGCCATCGAAGCCTCCACTGACCCTCACGCGCGCACCTACAGCGCCGACGACGTCCTCGACGGCGGGCACGCGTGAGCGACGAACCACCCCTGCACCGCGTGACGTTCACAAAGGCTGGTAGCCCGGCCGGGGCGGGCACGACCGCCGGTCAGTCTTCCCCAGCAACCGGCCCGGCCTCGTTGGTCAGGTAGGTGTCCTGCAGCTGCGCCGCCCCGACGCCGTACCCGTGTGGCTTCCCGCACAGAGCGGATCCTGTAGCTGGCCGGCAACTGATGGGAGGCCGCGCTCGGCCTCGGCAACTTCCACCCTGGCCGAGCAAACACGCCCGGCAGGGGAGGGGACCCGTGACGGCCCCGCCGGGCCCAAGAGAGGGGGGAGGAGGACGCG harbors:
- a CDS encoding LysM peptidoglycan-binding domain-containing protein, which produces MSKTRSRSTAPTRRGSLRLLRALASAIVLCALVVGLPWLLWEATTAIWDSGSDAFTHLLTRQDTGSAFMLALCIVGWISWASFVLSLLLEIPAQLRGRSAPRLPGLGVSQRAAATLVGGILMLFTTSTALASAATPAQAVPTVSASHAPGHAAHTATPPTDQSADPAATRASTADPAQQTYTVRDTRPAESLWSIAEDLYGDGALYTKIADANEGRRMADGNTFHANAPIQPGWVLHVPDMPTAGPSTQTDHTQPADAGATSYTVRSGDTMWGIAEDELGDGSKYTEIFDENRGASQPGGTALTDPDEIRPGLKLDIPHATAPSDQPDGRTDSGETPSHSDERADTDHDQADDTAPDEGDTGAAPRESAHPDDQAATPATPTPHATEHDQGEQAPPAASPTPEAKKPSATPSASASAQPSTPAPSTSTTPDTATPAPEATGESDEAPVGVGEAAGIGLLLAGSLIATVGVKRLLQRRRRRPGETIAMPEEPGRLEQVLEAGAEPEAVDLLDAALRTLAHHAAEQGRPLPAIRGARATSRAVDLLIDHDPAPETQPPIPFTQASDGRWTLDAAHPLLDADQARDTPAPYPGLVTLGTHPDDGSHLLLNLATVRVLLLDGDATAVRDTARVIALDAATSTWSDHAEILTVGLDTELPARLPKGRLRTVPHLRAAQSDLGDLLLTHHQHAPAEGDEQPDPLPWMLICAAETTTPDEARHLADALTAARHLPVALVLPAEGASDAFPDAVRLTVGSDTPQHLDVLDSDLIVQYMTDEEYREFLEVLQTADEPARSAEGPWQLVPPVSLDKPAEPSSPPAPPYLASPTAVPDAPFTALSGAAPPASVRILAPVPPPDHSADDPDAPAPTTADARELSEPAELEEEPADAIDLHAPEVQVLGPVSVTGIEASGHGLRISLLAALLYFKPGCSTDTAREAMDPRNPWSKTTLQTRISELRNRLGNDADGNLYLPRDRTGTYRLSPKVRCDWTRFTQLAERGLHKGPTTGIADLEAALALVRGRPFAGTDPTWAATRIQEMLVRIVDVAHTLATWHRTAPRPDIEAARRAVRIGIDVDDSAEILYQDWMLLEDAAGNRDGVRTAYDTIRDLNRRLDVEMEAETDRVFDAIMSRSA